A stretch of the Phaeodactylum tricornutum CCAP 1055/1 chromosome 15, whole genome shotgun sequence genome encodes the following:
- a CDS encoding predicted protein has product MKIICRMMQLLPFGSPSSQTTLLVSRDSHTTEFEVTSNSTKLVQQEMAFQIFSLNDNGVVAMQQGNYAEGGRFFLQGLDSIRQILETKAPAVSDSERATAFCSFAASLTSKAIGSEACCAVGPKPHHTALENRTSWQLEQQHEDAFDFFARVFLVSASDLGQSSFDAILGAVCVLLLFNAGVAFHADGVQTGRSKMLLKAYKFYEKAVSIVQQEHPSPWEAGKLPLVYLSVLANMAHIQSELFESDALHQTQLLLEKVLNCVVHRFSAALEAHELRFFLIKLMLLNCQTSIQAAAA; this is encoded by the coding sequence ATGAAAATTATTTGCCGGATGatgcagcttcttcctttcgGAAGTCCTTCTTCTCAAACAACACTTCTGGTTTCTCGCGATAGTCACACAACCGAATTCGAAGTTACATCAAATTCTACGAAGCTGGTTCAGCAGGAAATGgctttccaaatcttctcACTGAACGACAATGGTGTTGTCGCTATGCAACAAGGAAATTATGCTGAAGGGGGAAGATTTTTCCTTCAAGGTTTGGATAGTATACGCCAAATCCTCGAAACGAAGGCTCCAGCTGTTAGTGACTCAGAAAGAGCTACCGCTTTCTGTAGCTTCGCAGCGAGCTTGACATCTAAAGCTATCGGCTCCGAAGCATGTTGTGCAGTGGGGCCCAAGCCACACCACACAGCATTAGAAAATAGGACATCATGGCAACTTGAACAGCAGCACGAAGATGCCTTTGATTTTTTTGCAAGGGTCTTTTTGGTATCTGCTTCGGACTTAGGTCAAAGTTCGTTCGATGCTATTTTGGGAGCAGTGTGTGTTTTGCTCTTGTTTAACGCGGGAGTTGCCTTCCATGCAGATGGAGTTCAGACCGGTAGGTCAAAGATGCTTCTCAAAGCATACAAATTTTATGAAAAGGCGGTAAGCATTGTGCAACAAGAACATCCCTCACCCTGGGAGGCAGGAAAACTCCCGCTCGTCTACCTTTCAGTactggcaaacatggcccATATACAGTCAGAGCTTTTCGAAAGTGATGCTCTTCATCAGACACAACTACTTCTTGAGAAAGTTCTAAACTGTGTTGTTCATCGCTTCTCGGCGGCCTTGGAAGCGCACGAACTCCGCTTTTTTCTGATCAAGTTAATGCTGCTCAACTGCCAGACATCAATTCAAGCGGCAGCTGCGTGA
- a CDS encoding predicted protein, whose amino-acid sequence MSAWLLSALTLSLLPTFSMSLAIPRVTALYRYAVKGLSEDVLDSVTFANTGDTFPDDRRYALLQQSRRDRFDGKSWLHKENFLCAFTEPELMATLQSYYRETTAGEKILTIVDRASGDPLFMGNLATEAGRERLGEMMSETSSQDVVCVTASDPSSPQHTFQFGNTSSGFKQRDGDTRTLHIVNAQTVRSLSEKIGVALDPRRFRPNVVIDDVDAWSEFDWVRSKAKLRCINSGLELAVIGKTVRCKGISVDPNDLGHVLDIPELLIKHFPEHGPYLGVYAVVDAPGKLSTGDTFEILMEAS is encoded by the coding sequence ATGAGCGCTTGGCTACTTTCGGCATTGACACTTTCGTTGCTGCCTACCTTTAGTATGTCTTTGGCAATTCCGAGAGTGACCGCTTTGTATCGATACGCGGTCAAGGGGTTGTCGGAAGATGTTCTCGACAGCGTCACCTTTGCGAACACGGGGGATACCTTTCCCGACGATCGACGATACGCcttgctccagcaatccCGACGTGATCGATTCGACGGAAAGTCGTGgttgcacaaggaaaactTTCTGTGTGCCTTTACCGAACCGGAACTGATGGCGACCCTCCAATCCTACTATCGAGAAACTACCGCGGGCGAAAAAATACTCACGATTGTGGATCGGGCCTCGGGTGATCCGCTCTTTATGGGCAATCTCGCGACCGAAGCTGGTCGTGAGCGATTAGGAGAAATGATGTCCGAAACATCGTCTCAGGATGTAGTTTGCGTTACTGCGTCCGATCCGTCCTCTCCACAGCACACTTTTCAGTTTGGCAATACCTCGTCCGGCTTCAAGCAACGCGATGGGGACACCCGAACGCTACATATTGTCAACGCACAGACGGTGCGTTCGTTGAGCGAGAAGATTGGGGTGGCGCTGGATCCGCGCCGCTTTCGACCCAACGTTGTGATCGACGACGTAGACGCATGGAGCGAATTCGATTGGGTACGATCCAAAGCCAAGTTACGGTGCATCAACAGTGGATTGGAGTTGGCCGTCATTGGTAAGACTGTCCGGTGTAAGGGCATTTCCGTGGACCCAAACGACTTAGGACACGTGTTGGATATTCCTGAGCTCTTGATCAAGCACTTTCCCGAACACGGACCCTATCTGGGTGTCTACGCCGTAGTCGACGCCCCAGGAAAATTGTCGACTGGTGACACTTTCGAGATCTTGATGGAAGCATCGTGA
- a CDS encoding predicted protein gives MSWQRQRAGSEDGEIDEEEGEITDNPQPPVALSLSPSKSRPTVTHSLPPSSQATGAAFHGESNFPPQPPLPNRLSSTSGPNSIHPYPGASHSSSNSNNNIPPPRRGSWRGGRGGTSVGGGAFERRPGRGLGHRNTSFGSGPPAFDAPPPARSQSFQSFHRHSSGSIPGLPASNVLPPVAATDPRRATDPRFRGAPGVANTPVSAPHFTESRATSEGRGFTTSSSSAPVSVSSTLADSVSLATPYSSLAEGKPPHVLAAEDAKVVRGLRASSVARNESIGNDVPRDSSVSGPFPPLGGSTEIASFPGGFRDRGPPHRRHTGDFRGHPGGHGSLNRRVSSEYGSGDGPNSEVLPFGRPNEIHQSARQGSQHAVPPSGEPLPVSRGQSTGNQTPPPPFHRGPAPPPTQEQQQPPFHRSHPLPQDPPPGAFPRDGPPQGEVPSFYRDEQSVFSRNQHTHGGDFPPFNQRASDQPPFSSGPPNVEQPLFRGPRQDSYYGPASRDVNSGRFGSPSQRDRPIVNARGVSGGPPPPPPPLGSQGALTSTQHPSLAPGVAPLHRRNDPRLHRDPDAEGRDFADAASASEPLRPNFPPERTGFPMQSERGFRKPPFGQMFPPGGATENSTGSDSFGRSRERNTAAARSPQTSPHTRKPVLSYFQESPAKEIPRLPAIIDAKSGSLSSRIKSVGQHTEARTEEPEPLLTSVLGEDSVDRAEKVVLLLTDQRDKASLERDDKGCSELPKKQTILIALNRMDTKIKLLQKSTLDKEEEVEAHIEKEKEDQKRAAKEAKSEAERLEKEHRRRREEEQQADEKAEQEQIEGMIEEGQAGFDADLTISTVTFETDLEAARKVEEARFELECQEQISAATERFDNDVQTTQQELENSIQSISNTQNLISALEEEYKCKMEEGDTVGEEKMDQPDLVNTVLEENRRRAAEAHVSQWAGFPVVSDDDEYGVLENEKDPKEGKSHVRWAEMAQKVTGVGDALYNEPSEAPYFEQNERLHALIGPLVTEQIRYSQRQVDTHWRELAEEYEYRRVVYEAQQLKDGTAQRRRIKSTSVPHRLVGSKPNVPILESTSGHGRSSNNPYRRARRGNEVRTEYEQEQIIAELAAKEALEKRIATGGSELPRQIGQIERSWTATYIQTFSAQRVDLEEQEAELRITGVWTDMEKCIFLDRFMQHPKDFRKIASFLRNKTTTDCVAFYYDSKQTLPYKGALKEHVMRRKRRGGYPIWEATIQAALSVGAVVEAGDSEEKPLIFTLPFDDHTFSTFGLHPLKREVLDLMEIKEQALAEFDADEDADDVSSKSGQPKKRPRDRLFLLDPRQRKFLKPLPQESAHATCLKVDSGKASTADDDHNDSKEGTAKDESGRLTPLRKAPQKWTASEKKIFHDTLESHGRNWSMLSQAVGTKTISQIKNYYYDYKKQKDKNRTTDKDKKVESKTERTESHENSPTPPHIAADQRPGDQTSNEPISDLRKNQPPRYDPQFEAKHIERQMFEVLQQQGQGPYPEQERLVDRRPVESLSDQELWAQLHRQGLLGQQRGHLSDEAARHLLQHHSQSHHQQVLSNLMPWASGGQLPQPVKRAQPINVQEWEQLQAILQIQRQQEQHRHQHQPHVPHNPMANLDPQMLALARLAGLDSSALGMNPQLSRLAHHPAVGSAGSHDDAQMALAQRLLSYSQSAGGGGNSAQGALDLLTQAMSRGGAGRHPNPDRGSDRGTDRY, from the coding sequence ATGtcttggcaaaggcaacggGCGGGATCCGAAGACGGAGAAAtcgatgaggaagaaggagaaatCACAGATAATCCTCAGCCACCGGTGGCGTTATCGCTGTCTCCTTCGAAGTCTCGTCCCACCGTCACCCACTCGCTCCCACCCAGTTCCCAAGCAACAGGTGCCGCATTCCATGGCGAATCAAACTTTCCTCCGCAGCCGCCTTTGCCGAACCGTCTGAGCAGTACTAGCGGGCCGAACAGCATCCATCCCTACCCGGGCGCCAGTCACAGTAGTagtaacagcaacaacaacatacCTCCCCCGCGTCGTGGAAGCTGGCGGGGCGGACGTGGCGGTACTAGTGTCGGTGGTGGAGCCTTTGAACGACGTCCCGGTCGAGGGTTGGGCCACCGCAATACTTCTTTCGGCAGCGGACCGCCAGCGTTCGACGCGCCCCCACCGGCACGCAGCCAAAGCTTCCAGTCATTTCACCGCCACAGCAGCGGAAGCATTCCAGGCCTTCCCGCCAGCAATGTTCTCCCACCGGTAGCGGCTACTGATCCGAGACGGGCGACGGATCCACGGTTTCGGGGAGCACCCGGCGTTGCGAACACCCCGGTGTCCGCACCGCATTTTACCGAATCGCGGGCAACCAGCGAGGGCCGGGGCTTTACTACCTCGTCCAGTAGTGCTCCGGTATCGGTCAGTAGTACTTTAGCGGATTCAGTCAGTCTGGCAACACCCTACAGCAGCTTGGCTGAAGGCAAGCCACCCCACGTACTAGCTGCTGAAGACGCGAAGGTCGTTCGAGGACTCCGTGCCAGTAGTGTCGCGAGAAACGAGTCCATCGGCAATGATGTTCCACGGGATAGCAGCGTCAGTGGGCCCTTCCCGCCACTAGGGGGTTCCACGGAAATTGCCTCTTTTCCTGGAGGTTTTCGCGATAGAGGTCCACCGCATCGTCGACATACTGGCGACTTTCGGGGGCACCCTGGCGGCCACGGCTCGCTCAATCGACGAGTTTCAAGCGAATATGGTAGCGGCGACGGACCGAATAGCGAAGTCCTACCCTTTGGAAGGCCCAACGAAATTCATCAATCTGCTAGGCAGGGTTCTCAGCATGCAGTCCCCCCATCCGGTGAGCCACTGCCGGTGTCGCGTGGTCAATCCACAGGTAATCAGACTCCTCCACCTCCGTTTCATCGAGGCCCAGCGCCGCCTCCTACTCAAGAGCAACAGCAACCTCCATTCCACCGTAGTCATCCGTTACCGCAGGATCCACCGCCGGGAGCTTTCCCTCGAGACGGGCCGCCTCAAGGAGAAGTGCCATCCTTTTATAGGGATGAGCAATCAGTGTTTTCGCGAAATCAACACACCCATGGCGGAGATTTCCCACCGTTCAACCAAAGAGCTTCGGATCAGCCTCCTTTTTCCTCGGGCCCGCCCAACGTAGAGCAACCGCTATTTCGAGGACCAAGACAGGATTCCTATTACGGACCCGCTTCACGCGACGTAAATTCTGGAAGGTTCGGGTCGCCCTCCCAACGTGATCGCCCCATTGTCAATGCCCGAGGGGTTTCGGGAGGTCCTCCACCTCCCCCACCACCACTGGGATCGCAAGGGGCGCTCACATCCACACAACATCCCTCTTTAGCTCCTGGTGTGGCCCCGCTTCATCGACGGAACGATCCACGCCTTCATCGAGACCCCGATGCGGAAGGACGAGATTTCGCGGACGCGGCATCCGCATCCGAGCCGCTTCGACCCAATTTTCCACCCGAGCGCACCGGATTCCCGATGCAAAGTGAACGCGGTTTCCGAAAGCCGCCTTTTGGACAAATGTTTCCACCGGGAGGTGCTACAGAAAATAGTACCGGCTCGGATTCGTTTGGTCGATCACGCGAACGGAATACCGCGGCAGCGCGGTCGCCTCAAACGTCACCACATACGCGTAAACCCGTTTTGAGCTACTTTCAGGAATCGCCGGCGAAGGAAATTCCGCGTCTGCCTGCCATAATTGATGCCAAATCGGGCAGTCTGTCGAGTCGAATCAAATCTGTAGGTCAACATACCGAAGCAAGGACAGAAGAGCCAGAACCTCTTTTGACATCCGTGCTTGGTGAGGATTCAGTGGATAGGGCGGAAAAGGTTGTATTGCTTCTGACTGATCAAAGGGATAAAGCTAGCTTGGAAAGAGATGATAAGGGATGTAGTGAGCTTCCGAAGAAGCAGACAATCCTGATTGCGCTGAATCGTATGGACACCAAAATCAAGCTGCTTCAGAAATCTACCTTAgataaagaagaagaagttgaagCACatatcgaaaaagaaaaggaagatcaaAAACGGGCTGCTAAAGAGGCGAAATCTGAAGCTGAacgtttggaaaaggaacacAGGCGACGCCGGGAAGAGGAACAACAAGCCGATGAAAAGGCCGAACAAGAGCAGATTGAAGGTATGATAGAAGAAGGGCAGGCCGGTTTCGATGCAGATCTAACAATATCTACAGTGACGTTCGAGACCGATCTCGAAGCAGCTCGTAAGGTAGAAGAAGCAAGGTTTGAGCTAGAATGTCAAGAACAGATATCTGCGGCTACGGAGCGATTCGACAATGATGTGCAAACTACACAGCAAGAGTTGGAGAATTCTATACAATCTATTTCGAATACTCAAAACCTAATTTCGGCTCTCGAGGAGGAGTACAAGTGCAAGATGGAGGAAGGAGATACAGTCGGTGAAGAGAAAATGGATCAACCTGATCTAGTAAATacagttttggaagaaaatcgaAGGCGCGCTGCCGAGGCCCATGTGTCTCAATGGGCAGGTTTCCCTGTGGTGTCGGATGATGATGAGTACGGTGTTTTAGAGAACGAAAAGGATCCTAAAGAAGGTAAAAGTCATGTACGGTGGGCAGAGATGGCGCAGAAAGTTACCGGAGTCGGAGATGCACTCTACAACGAACCTTCGGAAGCGCCGTATTTTGAGCAAAATGAGAGACTTCATGCACTGATCGGCCCGCTGGTAACAGAGCAAATACGCTACAGTCAACGGCAAGTCGACACCCACTGGAGAGAACTTGCCGAAGAATACGAATACCGAAGAGTAGTTTACGAGGCTCAACAACTCAAAGATGGCACGGCTCAGAGAAGGCGCATCAAATCCACAAGTGTGCCCCATAGGCTCGTTGGGAGCAAACCTAATGTCCCTATCCTCGAGTCCACATCTGGCCACGGACGCTCGTCGAACAACCCATATCGTCGGGCACGTAGAGGCAACGAGGTGCGGACAGAATACGAACAAGAACAAATTATAGCAGAGCTGGCAGCCAAAGAAGCGCTGGAAAAGAGAATTGCAACTGGGGGATCAGAGCTTCCGCGTCAGATAGGTCAGATCGAAAGAAGCTGGACAGCCACCTACATCCAAACATTTTCGGCGCAAAGGGTTGACCTTGAGGAACAGGAGGCAGAGTTACGTATTACGGGTGTTTGGACGGACATGGAAAAGTGCATTTTCTTAGACCGATTTATGCAGCATCCCAAGGATTTCCGCAAGATTGCTTCTTTTCTCCGAAATAAGACGACAACTGATTGTGTCGCCTTTTATTACGATTCCAAGCAAACGCTGCCTTATAAGGGTGCGTTAAAGGAACACGTAATGCGGCGGAAGAGACGTGGCGGATATCCAATTTGGGAAGCAACTATTCAAGCCGCCCTCTCGGTAGGTGCAGTCGTTGAAGCAGGGGATAGTGAAGAAAAGCCATTGATCTTCACACTTCCGTTTGATGATCACACTTTTTCTACTTTTGGCCTTCATCCTTTGAAACGCGAAGTTTTGGATTTAATGGAAATAAAAGAGCAGGCTCTCGCTGAATTTGACGCAGATGAGGATGCAGACGACGTTTCTAGCAAATCAGGGCAACCCAAAAAACGTCCTCGCGATCGTCTTTTCCTGTTGGATCCGAGACAAAGAAAATTCCTGAAACCCTTGCCCCAGGAATCGGCTCACGCTACCTGCCTTAAGGTGGACAGTGGAAAAGCAAGCACAGCTGACGATGATCACAACGATTCCAAAGAGGGTACAGCAAAAGATGAGTCGGGGCGATTAACTCCTCTAAGAAAAGCACCCCAAAAATGGACGGCGTCAGAGAAAAAGATTTTTCACGATACCTTGGAGAGTCATGGTAGGAATTGGAGCATGCTTTCCCAGGCTGTAGGGACAAAAACGATTTCTCAGATTAAGAATTACTACTACGACTACAAGAAGCAGAAAGATAAAAATCGGACGACtgacaaagacaaaaaggTCGAAAGCAAAACTGAGAGGACCGAATCTCACGAAAACAGTCCTACACCGCCACATATTGCCGCGGATCAAAGACCCGGCGACCAGACTAGTAACGAGCCGATTTCGGATTTACGCAAAAATCAGCCGCCTCGCTATGATCCCCAATTTGAAGCTAAACATATCGAGCGACAGATGTTCGAAGTGTTGCAACAGCAAGGGCAGGGTCCATACCCCGAACAAGAAAGGCTTGTCGATCGACGTCCTGTCGAATCGTTGAGTGATCAAGAATTATGGGCCCAATTACACCGACAGGGACTTTTGGGTCAACAGCGAGGGCATTTATCGGACGAGGCGGCACGGCACCTTCTCCAGCATCACTCGCAGTCACACCATCAGCAAGTCCTCTCAAATTTGATGCCCTGGGCTTCGGGAGGGCAACTTCCGCAGCCAGTCAAACGAGCGCAACCAATCAATGTGCAAGAATGGGAGCAGCTGCAGGCAATTTTGCAGATCCAGCGtcaacaagaacaacatCGCCATCAGCATCAACCTCACGTACCGCACAACCCGATGGCCAACTTGGACCCTCAAATGCTTGCGTTGGCCCGTCTCGCTGGTTTGGATTCCAGCGCATTGGGTATGAACCCGCAATTATCGCGACTTGCGCATCATCCTGCAGTTGGCTCAGCTGGAAGTCATGATGACGCACAAATGGCTTTAGCACAACGGCTTCTGAGCTACAGTCAGAGCGCTGGGGGAGGGGGGAATAGTGCCCAGGGGGCGCTAGATTTGTTGACACAGGCCATGAGTCGTGGGGGTGCCGGACGCCATCCGAATCCAGATCGGGGTTCAGATCGGGGTACAGATCGGTACTAG
- a CDS encoding predicted protein, with product MATSLRLSGQRVLVTGAGRGIGRAIAQLCAAEGARVALTARTTLELEETARLLPKGQSLVLTADVTSDEQVESLVQAVVQAWGGIDILVNNAGGAQASKGLLHELPAVNLTRLLDLNVVSVHRVTAAVLKHAMLAQQSGKIINISSRAGKQGLPQMSSYVASKFALEGLTATLAAELKDQGITVNSISPGMVDTRSFPKAPEKRGVRTPESIANGLWTVLESPSSGHYLHVDELDSAVAQGFSPSTALKPINELGFQAYLEPRKQENASGPSQKIP from the coding sequence ATGGCAACCTCGTTGCGTTTGTCGGGTCAACGCGTACTAGTGACGGGCGCAGGCCGGGGCATCGGTCGAGCCATCGCTCAACTGTGTGCCGCCGAAGGCGCGCGGGTGGCCTTGACGGCCCGGACGACATTGGAACTGGAAGAAACAGCACGACTTTTGCCAAAAGGTCAATCCCTGGTTCTAACGGCGGACGTGACAAGTGACGAACAAGTGGAAAGCTTAGTCCAAGCAGTGGTTCAAGCTTGGGGTGGGATTGATATTCTCGTCAACAATGCTGGTGGTGCCCAAGCCTCCAAAGGTCTTCTACACGAGTTACCTGCCGTAAATTTGACGCGATTACTGGATCTCAATGTAGTTTCTGTACATCGTGTTACTGCTGCCGTGCTAAAACACGCCATGCTCGCGCAGCAATCTGGAAAAATTATCAACATTTCGTCACGAGCGGGAAAACAGGGATTGCCCCAAATGTCGAGCTACGTCGCTTCCAAATTTGCTCTCGAAGGATTGACGGCAACTTTAGCGGCGGAATTGAAAGACCAAGGAATCACGGTAAATTCCATCAGCCCAGGTATGGTCGATACCCGGTCCTTTCCGAAAGCGCCCGAAAAACGAGGAGTGCGGACGCCGGAATCCATTGCCAATGGGCTCTGGACGGTGTTGGAAAGTCCTTCAAGCGGGCACTACTTGCATGTTGACGAGCTCGATTCAGCGGTCGCACAAGGCTTTTCACCGTCGACTGCTCTCAAACCTATTAATGAACTTGGTTTCCAAGCATATTTGGAACCCCGAAAACAAGAGAACGCGTCGGGTCCTAGTCAGAAAATACCGTAA
- a CDS encoding predicted protein, translating to ILAPMVGASELAFRLLCRKYGAQVAYTPMMSAPKFATDPSYRSAEFQTCAADRPLVCHFAANDAADFAAAAIAAQPFCDAIDLNLGCPQRTAYLGHFGSYLLDRKDRSLICDIVRAGAAAVSIPIFVKIRLLDKVEETIELCQQLERAGASLIAVHARYRASWERKGAGARDGPALLDQIAVLKQHITSIPIIANGNVITYDDVEKNLELTGADGVMSAEGILDNPALF from the coding sequence ATACTAGCCCCCATGGTGGGAGCCAGTGAACTTGCGTTTCGATTACTTTGTCGCAAATACGGAGCTCAAGTTGCCTACACACCCATGATGAGTGCACCCAAATTCGCGACGGATCCATCCTACCGATCGGCGGAATTTCAAACTTGTGCGGCCGATCGACCCCTCGTGTGCCACTTTGCCGCCAACGACGCTGCGGATTTCGCGGCCGCTGCCATTGCCGCCCAGCCCTTTTGTGACGCAATCGACTTAAATCTGGGCTGTCCCCAACGAACGGCCTATTTGGGGCACTTCGGTTCGTATTTGCTCGATCGCAAAGATCGCAGTTTGATATGCGACATTGTCCGAGCGGGAGCAGCGGCCGTGTCGATTCCCATTTTTGTCAAAATTCGTCTCCTGGATAAAGTGGAAGAAACGATCGAACTTTGCCAGCAACTAGAGCGGGCGGGTGCCTCGCTCATTGCCGTTCACGCTCGGTACCGAGCGAGTTGGGAGCGGAAAGGAGCTGGCGCGAGAGACGGGCCCGCGTTGCTGGATCAAATCGCCGTTCTAAAACAGCACATCACGTCTATACCCATTATTGCCAACGGAAACGTCATCACTTACGACGACGTCGAAAAAAATCTTGAGTTGACCGGAGCGGACGGAGTGATGAGTGCGGAAGGTATTCTAGACAATCCGGCTCTGTTT